The Vicinamibacterales bacterium genome segment ATCCAGATCCGAGCATTCCGGCACATCGCCGAGCGCATGACGCTGCCCCGCGTGGTCGTCACGCGTCACCTGCTAGGGCGGCCGCTCGGACCGCCCCACGACGCCGGCCGTCACCATCACGTCCTCCGTGCGGCGCTGGAGTTGCTCGACGAGGCCCGCGCCGGCGGCACCATCGTCGAGCTTCCCGAACCCTATCGCCCAGGAATCGGTGGAACCAGACACGGCGGTCGGCCGCCATCGATCTGACCTCATCGAGCAGACGCGATAGGTCTGCTTCCGTCGTTCGGTAGTTGACGATGCACGCGAGCAAGGCGAAGGCGTCGCCTGGGGTGCTGTCGCGCTGCTCTGCTGGGTCCGCTTCCGTCGACCCGTGCGTCTGGCGACCGAACGACGAACCGAGCTCCTATATTTCCTGGTGTCCGTGCATCCCCATATGAAGTAGACGCGGAGCGCCCCCACATCGCGCGGGGCGACTGCCACTGATGAGGAGCACGACCGATGATCTCGCAGCCCCTATCCGCCCCTGGTGACTCGTGCGTCGCCGCACCACCTCCCCCCGTGCCGCCGAGTGAGCGCGTCATCCAGATGCGATTCCTGGAAGGGACGCGGCCCGTGACCGTCGGAGAGTTGCGCGAGAACGACATCACGCGCCACCAGGTCACCAAATTCTACGACACGCAGATCCGCAACAGCGGCTACTACGAGCAACTCCGACACCTGGTCGAGCCCTCGTTGAGGGAATTCGAGAGCCCGGGGAGGCTCGATACCAGCGGCGAGCACGACAACACGGTCGTCACGGGTCTACAGCACAAGTACCCGCAGACCGGCCTCCTGCTGGTCACCGACCGGTGCGCGTCGTATTGCCGCTACTGCTTCCGCAAGCGCATCGTCGGCAACGACTCCGACGAGATCGCGCCCGACTTCGCGAAGGTGGCCGAGTACATCGCGCGGCACCCCGAGATGAACAACGTGCTCCTGTCGGGCGGCGACCCGATGGTGCTCAACACCAAGCAGTTGCACGCGATCATGGACCACCTGCTGCCGATCCCGCACCTGACGTCGATCCGATTCGGCACCAAGACGATTGCGTTCTACCCGCCGCGCTTCGCCGACCCGGCGCTCCCGGAGCTCTTCGAGCGCATCCAGGAGGCGGGCAAGGCCGCGATCATCGTCGGCCACTTCGATCACCTCGGTGAGATTTCCGACGAAGCGGTCGCGAACATCCGGAAACTGCGGGCGGTCGGCGTGCAGTTCCTGAATCAGTCGGTCCTGCTCAACCG includes the following:
- a CDS encoding radical SAM protein; protein product: MISQPLSAPGDSCVAAPPPPVPPSERVIQMRFLEGTRPVTVGELRENDITRHQVTKFYDTQIRNSGYYEQLRHLVEPSLREFESPGRLDTSGEHDNTVVTGLQHKYPQTGLLLVTDRCASYCRYCFRKRIVGNDSDEIAPDFAKVAEYIARHPEMNNVLLSGGDPMVLNTKQLHAIMDHLLPIPHLTSIRFGTKTIAFYPPRFADPALPELFERIQEAGKAAIIVGHFDHLGEISDEAVANIRKLRAVGVQFLNQSVLLNRINDDAEILARTFARCHEIGTRPYYLFQGRPVKAASHFQVPFHRAVPIVRGINQRLSGIQKTFKYIMSHYTGKIEILDLGDDGRLYMRYHQCKDPNKIGRVFSRPCPEGACWLDDLPEA